In Vigna radiata var. radiata cultivar VC1973A chromosome 3, Vradiata_ver6, whole genome shotgun sequence, the following proteins share a genomic window:
- the LOC111241391 gene encoding uncharacterized protein LOC111241391, with translation MGHYRRNLTFGKWLVYYKVGRSVHVDEVFHQTHILKGTTDQLVDERSRKTHEEFSTKLSRVRSSHSSCPQSTQPTDDDEDLIRSQCWIDVVGGKKKGRIYGAGQLVANYSAGRGGLKHQPSSSSQRPDETVHALT, from the exons ATGGGACATTACCGAAGGAATTTGACTTTCGGTAAGTGGTTGGTGTATTACAAAGTAGGACGATCTGTGCATGTTGATGAAGTTTTCCACCAAACTCATATTCTCAAGGGAACTACTGACCAGCTCGTGGATGAAAGGTCCCGAAAGACACAT GAAGAATTCTCCACAAAACTTTCACGAGTAAGATCCTCACATTCTTCATGTCCTCAGTCAACCCAACCAACAGATGATGACGAAGACCTTATTAGGTCACAATGTTGGATTGATGTTGTTggtggaaagaaaaaaggaagaatctATGGGGCAGGGCAATTGGTTGCAAATTACAGTGCAGGTCGTGGTGGTctaaagcaccaaccttcttcttcctcccagcGTCCTGATGAGACCGTTCATGCCCTGACGTAG